The following proteins are co-located in the Phyllostomus discolor isolate MPI-MPIP mPhyDis1 chromosome 1, mPhyDis1.pri.v3, whole genome shotgun sequence genome:
- the LOC114491388 gene encoding leucine-rich repeat-containing protein 37A2-like isoform X2, with protein sequence MTRCWHPTYLSRLLCPTSLCGLLYLGPVLVMSGLPLWAACLLFTRRLLWLLLQAAPAQPVALDPVLRTYIAPGPTEPLPSDQQTPPMNSFMAEDFESLLLNSEPSALPPEVPEETEAVPTPQESPAHPPEDPEAGGHSSTQEDTSAQSAVSHELDQSVQVSDGLFNQHQISSENVDISGEKNSALPQLPIAGVEPPSVQPKSPAVLPKSSINREETVSPLDSSETQRPVLPYLNITNVDVGDLIAPKHPTKSKPPETEKEASAEKSTKMFKLPIQLGVPPKAPETTELSLFQQKTLDQPASKGSAILLQQTTAPPQHPEGNYLNSVPIHGEQPTYTDVTVPPFNLELTITPETTMEAKNSIALTSIAAPSMHPQVTFPHPEPVQAQQPTFSITVAPLDLELTVTPEPTVEAQHPTPLQQTAAAPRHLQVTFPQPQPVQAQPHIFSDVRLPPVVLQLTIRREAAEEAEHHTTLRRTTAPPKQAKVTFPHPEPSHAQQTTFSEVRVAPWNPQLIVTPEPPEEAEHARALQQTAAPPKHPLVMFPVQDQLPTLTEVTGHPAQLEFIRTQQPETSESGAPVSEQNAVMNVCELCTCRNETLSCTGLSPKHRLHRVPVLYPQIHNGSFTLLNFKGNSISYIDRDSWESYRWVEKLILSENYLTELHKDSFEGLLSLQYLDLSSNKIQLIERNTFESMPFLQQINLHNNLIANVRFGTFQAWHGMQFLHRLILSHNPLTTVEDSYLFKLPALRYLDMGATQVSLITVESILLMALKLRKLILPSHLACCLCQFKSSIEGVSKTVKLHCDSDCLTHAQCDEELYLGKAEGSLMKVLQGREKRNSPELTIEPERASPGEEKGGGLSAFMNLLMKLLTAQEEVKVSKADWDMDHWGDERTEAQGEEEEQESREFGAQVPGYGYKKKLVLAAPVIAVASIFLVIFCLMAICQRRTAEEGKEGRGFFSIFGHKSRSAEHEMEEGGFQRRWPLWLWDMYWPLNATHKGNVGQSVHHSTSDEGDMEKGEASTTTAKAATSESAAEETAEESDA encoded by the exons ATGACCCGGTGCTGGCATCCCACTTATCTGAGTCGCTTGCTGTGCCCCACCAGTCTTTGTGGCTTACTGTATCTTGGACCTGTCCTTGTCATGTCTGGGCTTCCCCTGTGGGCCGCATGCCTCCTTTTCACACGGAGGCTGTTGTGGCTGCTGCTCCAGGCAGCTCCAGCCCAGCCTGTAGCCCTGGACCCTGTCCTGCGGACCTACATTGCCCCGGGGCCCACTGAGCCCTTGCCTTCGGATCAGCAAACACCCCCCATGAATTCATTCATGGCTGAAGACTTCGAGTCTTTATTACTAAATTCAGAACCCTCAGCTCTTCCACCAGAGGTCcctgaggaaacagaagcagttCCAACCCCTCAGGAGTCCCCAGCTCATCCACCAGAAGACCCTGAGGCTGGAGGACACTCTTCAACACAGGAGGACACCTCAGCTCAGTCTGCAGTGTCCCATGAGTTGGATCAATCTGTGCAGGTTTCTGATGGATTGTTTAACCAGCATCAAATCTCCTCTGAAAATGTTGACATTTCAGGCGAGAAGAACTCAGCTCTGCCACAGCTGCCTATTGCCGGTGTAGAACCTCCTTCAGTCCAGCCAAAGAGTCCAGCTGTACTGCCAAAATCATCTATAAACCGTGAGGAGACAGTCTCACCTCTAGATTCAAGTGAAACTCAGCGTCCAGTGTTGCCTTACCTGAACATTACAAACGTGGATGTTGGGGATTTGATAGCACCAAAGCACCCTACAAAGAGTAAACCACCTGAGACTGAGAAGGAGGCCTCAGCTGAAAAATCTACCAAAATGTTCAAACTTCCCATCCAGCTGGGTGTCCCTCCAAAGGCACCTGAGACAACAGAATTGTCTTTATTCCAGCAGAAGACCCTGGATCAGCCTGCTTCCAAGGGTAGTGCTATACTACTGCAGCAGACTACAGCTCCTCCACAGCACCCTGAGGGGAATTATCTAAATTCAGTACCAATTCATGGTGAGCAACCAACCTACACTGACGTCACAGTTCCACCTTTTAACCTGGAGCTCACCATAACACCAGAAACTACTATGGAGGCTAAAAATTCTATAGCCTTGACAAGCATTGCGGCTCCTTCAATGCACCCTCAG GTGACATTTCCACATCCAGAGCCTGTTCAAGCTCAGCAACCAACCTTCTCTATCACAGTTGCACCTTTGGACCTGGAGCTCACTGTAACTCCAGAACCTACTGTGGAAGCTCAACATCCTACACCCCTACAGCAAACTGCAGCTGCTCCAAGGCATCTTCAAGTGACATTTCCACAACCACAGCCTGTTCAGGCTCAGCCACACATATTCTCTGATGTCAGACTTCCCCCTGTGGTGCTGCAGCTCACCATAAGACGAGAAGCTGCTGAGGAGGCTGAACATCACACAACCCTGAGGAGGACCACAGCTCCTCCAAAGCAGGCAAAGGTGACATTTCCACATCCAGAGCCTAGTCATGCTCAGCAAACCACCTTCTCTGAGGTCAGAGTTGCACCTTGGAACCCGCAGCTCATTGTAACTCCAGAACCTCCTGAGGAGGCTGAACACGCTAGAGCCCTGCAGCAGACAGCAGCTCCTCCCAAGCACCCTCTGGTGATGTTTCCCGTTCAGGATCAGCTGCCAACCCTAACGGAAGTCACAGGTCACCCAGCACAGCTGGAGTTCATCAGAACGCAGCAACCAGAGACATCTGAGTCAGGGGCCCCAGTGAGTGAACAGAATGCCGTCATGAACGTCTGCGAGCTCTGCACCTGCAGGAACGAGACGCTGTCGTGTACGGGTCTCAGCCCAAAGCACAGGCTCCACAGGGTGCCTGTGCTGTACCCCCAAATCCACAATGGCTCCTTCACCCTCTTAAATTTCAAAGGAAACTCGATTTCTTACATCGACAGAGATTCCTGGGAGTCATACCGGTGGGTGGAGAAACTAATCCTCAGTGAGAATTACTTGACTGAATTGCACAAGGATTCATTTGAAGGCCTGCTATCCCTCCAGTACTTAGACTTATCCTCCAATAAAATACAGCTTATCGAAAGGAATACATTTGAATCCATGCCTTTTTTGCAACAGATAAATCTTCATAACAATCTAATCGCTAACGTGAGATTTGGAACGTTTCAGGCCTGGCATGGAATGCAGTTTTTACACAGGTTAATTCTCAGTCACAATCCACTGACCACTGTTGAGGATTCGTATCTTTTTAAATTGCCAGCATTAAGATATTTAGACATGGGAGCAACGCAAGTGTCCCTCATAACAGTTGAGAGCATCCTCCTGATGGCCCTTAAATTGCGAAAACTGATCCTACCCAGCCATCTGGCCTGCTGCCTCTGCCAGTTCAAAAGCAGTATCGAGGGTGTCAGCAAGACAGTCAAACTGCACTGTGACAGTGACTGTCTGACACACGCACAGTGTGATGAAGAACTGTACTTAGGAAAGGCGGAAGGCTCTCTCATGAAAGTTTTACAAGGCCGGGAGAAGCGCAACAGCCCTGAGCTGACCATTGAGCCTGAGAGGGCATccccaggagaagaaaagggtggCGGCTTATCAGCCTTCATGAACCTCCTGATGAAGCTTCTCACTGCACAAGAGGAGGTGAAGGTCTCCAAGGCAGACTGGGACATGGATCACTGGGGAGATGAGAGGACCGAGGCCcagggtgaagaggaagagcaggagtcACGTGAGTTCGGGGCACAAGTCCCAGGCTATGGGTATAAGAAGAAACTCGTCTTGGCAGCCCCTGTGATTGCAGTAGCATCAATTTTCTTGGTCATTTTCTGTCTCATGGCCATCTGTCAGAGAAGAAcagcagaggaaggcaaagaaggaaggggctttttctcaatttttggaCACAAGAGCCGCTCAGCAGAACACGAGATGGAGGAGGGTGGTTTCCAGAGAAGGTGGCCGCTTTGGCTGTGGGATATGTATTGGCCTCTCAACGCCACGCACAAGGGAAATGTGGGACAGAGTGTACACCACAGTACGTCTGATGAGGGTGACATGGAGAAGGGTGAAGCCTCCACAACAACAGCCAAGGCTGCTACATCAGAATCGGCTGCTGAGGAGACGGCTGAAGAGAGTGATGCCTGA
- the LOC114491388 gene encoding leucine-rich repeat-containing protein 37A2-like isoform X1, whose product MTRCWHPTYLSRLLCPTSLCGLLYLGPVLVMSGLPLWAACLLFTRRLLWLLLQAAPAQPVALDPVLRTYIAPGPTEPLPSDQQTPPMNSFMAEDFESLLLNSEPSALPPEVPEETEAVPTPQESPAHPPEDPEAGGHSSTQEDTSAQSAVSHELDQSVQVSDGLFNQHQISSENVDISGEKNSALPQLPIAGVEPPSVQPKSPAVLPKSSINREETVSPLDSSETQRPVLPYLNITNVDVGDLIAPKHPTKSKPPETEKEASAEKSTKMFKLPIQLGVPPKAPETTELSLFQQKTLDQPASKGSAILLQQTTAPPQHPEGNYLNSVPIHGEQPTYTDVTVPPFNLELTITPETTMEAKNSIALTSIAAPSMHPQVTFPHPEAVQAQQPSLTDVTVRPLDLELTITQENTVEAEHHTTLRKTTFPPKQPEVTFPHPEPVQAQQPTFSITVAPLDLELTVTPEPTVEAQHPTPLQQTAAAPRHLQVTFPQPQPVQAQPHIFSDVRLPPVVLQLTIRREAAEEAEHHTTLRRTTAPPKQAKVTFPHPEPSHAQQTTFSEVRVAPWNPQLIVTPEPPEEAEHARALQQTAAPPKHPLVMFPVQDQLPTLTEVTGHPAQLEFIRTQQPETSESGAPVSEQNAVMNVCELCTCRNETLSCTGLSPKHRLHRVPVLYPQIHNGSFTLLNFKGNSISYIDRDSWESYRWVEKLILSENYLTELHKDSFEGLLSLQYLDLSSNKIQLIERNTFESMPFLQQINLHNNLIANVRFGTFQAWHGMQFLHRLILSHNPLTTVEDSYLFKLPALRYLDMGATQVSLITVESILLMALKLRKLILPSHLACCLCQFKSSIEGVSKTVKLHCDSDCLTHAQCDEELYLGKAEGSLMKVLQGREKRNSPELTIEPERASPGEEKGGGLSAFMNLLMKLLTAQEEVKVSKADWDMDHWGDERTEAQGEEEEQESREFGAQVPGYGYKKKLVLAAPVIAVASIFLVIFCLMAICQRRTAEEGKEGRGFFSIFGHKSRSAEHEMEEGGFQRRWPLWLWDMYWPLNATHKGNVGQSVHHSTSDEGDMEKGEASTTTAKAATSESAAEETAEESDA is encoded by the coding sequence ATGACCCGGTGCTGGCATCCCACTTATCTGAGTCGCTTGCTGTGCCCCACCAGTCTTTGTGGCTTACTGTATCTTGGACCTGTCCTTGTCATGTCTGGGCTTCCCCTGTGGGCCGCATGCCTCCTTTTCACACGGAGGCTGTTGTGGCTGCTGCTCCAGGCAGCTCCAGCCCAGCCTGTAGCCCTGGACCCTGTCCTGCGGACCTACATTGCCCCGGGGCCCACTGAGCCCTTGCCTTCGGATCAGCAAACACCCCCCATGAATTCATTCATGGCTGAAGACTTCGAGTCTTTATTACTAAATTCAGAACCCTCAGCTCTTCCACCAGAGGTCcctgaggaaacagaagcagttCCAACCCCTCAGGAGTCCCCAGCTCATCCACCAGAAGACCCTGAGGCTGGAGGACACTCTTCAACACAGGAGGACACCTCAGCTCAGTCTGCAGTGTCCCATGAGTTGGATCAATCTGTGCAGGTTTCTGATGGATTGTTTAACCAGCATCAAATCTCCTCTGAAAATGTTGACATTTCAGGCGAGAAGAACTCAGCTCTGCCACAGCTGCCTATTGCCGGTGTAGAACCTCCTTCAGTCCAGCCAAAGAGTCCAGCTGTACTGCCAAAATCATCTATAAACCGTGAGGAGACAGTCTCACCTCTAGATTCAAGTGAAACTCAGCGTCCAGTGTTGCCTTACCTGAACATTACAAACGTGGATGTTGGGGATTTGATAGCACCAAAGCACCCTACAAAGAGTAAACCACCTGAGACTGAGAAGGAGGCCTCAGCTGAAAAATCTACCAAAATGTTCAAACTTCCCATCCAGCTGGGTGTCCCTCCAAAGGCACCTGAGACAACAGAATTGTCTTTATTCCAGCAGAAGACCCTGGATCAGCCTGCTTCCAAGGGTAGTGCTATACTACTGCAGCAGACTACAGCTCCTCCACAGCACCCTGAGGGGAATTATCTAAATTCAGTACCAATTCATGGTGAGCAACCAACCTACACTGACGTCACAGTTCCACCTTTTAACCTGGAGCTCACCATAACACCAGAAACTACTATGGAGGCTAAAAATTCTATAGCCTTGACAAGCATTGCGGCTCCTTCAATGCACCCTCAGGTGACATTTCCACATCCAGAGGCTGTTCAGGCTCAGCAACCAAGTTTGACCGATGTCACAGTGCGACCTTTGGATCTGGAGCTCACCATAACACAGGAAAATACTGTGGAGGCTGAACATCATACAACCCTGAGGAAGACTACATTTCCTCCAAAGCAGCCAGAGGTGACATTTCCACATCCAGAGCCTGTTCAAGCTCAGCAACCAACCTTCTCTATCACAGTTGCACCTTTGGACCTGGAGCTCACTGTAACTCCAGAACCTACTGTGGAAGCTCAACATCCTACACCCCTACAGCAAACTGCAGCTGCTCCAAGGCATCTTCAAGTGACATTTCCACAACCACAGCCTGTTCAGGCTCAGCCACACATATTCTCTGATGTCAGACTTCCCCCTGTGGTGCTGCAGCTCACCATAAGACGAGAAGCTGCTGAGGAGGCTGAACATCACACAACCCTGAGGAGGACCACAGCTCCTCCAAAGCAGGCAAAGGTGACATTTCCACATCCAGAGCCTAGTCATGCTCAGCAAACCACCTTCTCTGAGGTCAGAGTTGCACCTTGGAACCCGCAGCTCATTGTAACTCCAGAACCTCCTGAGGAGGCTGAACACGCTAGAGCCCTGCAGCAGACAGCAGCTCCTCCCAAGCACCCTCTGGTGATGTTTCCCGTTCAGGATCAGCTGCCAACCCTAACGGAAGTCACAGGTCACCCAGCACAGCTGGAGTTCATCAGAACGCAGCAACCAGAGACATCTGAGTCAGGGGCCCCAGTGAGTGAACAGAATGCCGTCATGAACGTCTGCGAGCTCTGCACCTGCAGGAACGAGACGCTGTCGTGTACGGGTCTCAGCCCAAAGCACAGGCTCCACAGGGTGCCTGTGCTGTACCCCCAAATCCACAATGGCTCCTTCACCCTCTTAAATTTCAAAGGAAACTCGATTTCTTACATCGACAGAGATTCCTGGGAGTCATACCGGTGGGTGGAGAAACTAATCCTCAGTGAGAATTACTTGACTGAATTGCACAAGGATTCATTTGAAGGCCTGCTATCCCTCCAGTACTTAGACTTATCCTCCAATAAAATACAGCTTATCGAAAGGAATACATTTGAATCCATGCCTTTTTTGCAACAGATAAATCTTCATAACAATCTAATCGCTAACGTGAGATTTGGAACGTTTCAGGCCTGGCATGGAATGCAGTTTTTACACAGGTTAATTCTCAGTCACAATCCACTGACCACTGTTGAGGATTCGTATCTTTTTAAATTGCCAGCATTAAGATATTTAGACATGGGAGCAACGCAAGTGTCCCTCATAACAGTTGAGAGCATCCTCCTGATGGCCCTTAAATTGCGAAAACTGATCCTACCCAGCCATCTGGCCTGCTGCCTCTGCCAGTTCAAAAGCAGTATCGAGGGTGTCAGCAAGACAGTCAAACTGCACTGTGACAGTGACTGTCTGACACACGCACAGTGTGATGAAGAACTGTACTTAGGAAAGGCGGAAGGCTCTCTCATGAAAGTTTTACAAGGCCGGGAGAAGCGCAACAGCCCTGAGCTGACCATTGAGCCTGAGAGGGCATccccaggagaagaaaagggtggCGGCTTATCAGCCTTCATGAACCTCCTGATGAAGCTTCTCACTGCACAAGAGGAGGTGAAGGTCTCCAAGGCAGACTGGGACATGGATCACTGGGGAGATGAGAGGACCGAGGCCcagggtgaagaggaagagcaggagtcACGTGAGTTCGGGGCACAAGTCCCAGGCTATGGGTATAAGAAGAAACTCGTCTTGGCAGCCCCTGTGATTGCAGTAGCATCAATTTTCTTGGTCATTTTCTGTCTCATGGCCATCTGTCAGAGAAGAAcagcagaggaaggcaaagaaggaaggggctttttctcaatttttggaCACAAGAGCCGCTCAGCAGAACACGAGATGGAGGAGGGTGGTTTCCAGAGAAGGTGGCCGCTTTGGCTGTGGGATATGTATTGGCCTCTCAACGCCACGCACAAGGGAAATGTGGGACAGAGTGTACACCACAGTACGTCTGATGAGGGTGACATGGAGAAGGGTGAAGCCTCCACAACAACAGCCAAGGCTGCTACATCAGAATCGGCTGCTGAGGAGACGGCTGAAGAGAGTGATGCCTGA